The following coding sequences lie in one Fusarium poae strain DAOMC 252244 chromosome 1, whole genome shotgun sequence genomic window:
- a CDS encoding hypothetical protein (BUSCO:9123at5125), producing the protein MASRALISRLSSTRPTIYSTCLSGQRSLQIRFIATTYLNKVAEGEARWKERAEKIEKGEIPHTWDVLQERGYIKDVAGTPEKIKEIMRVRRIGSYVGIDPTADSMHVGHLLPMMPMFWMWFHGHPAVTLIGGSTARIGDPTDRLESRQILSNADISKNITKIHVQLTRIWSNVHKLKEKYGYPNDWAATHRLLNNNMWLGNLTLYDFAKRVARHTRIGPMLARDTVKRKMTEGDGMSLGEFMYPLLQGWDFWHMYNKLGIQMQIGGSDQYGNITAGIDALKTIRETEEAPHLKMPSTWDHEPVGFTVPLLTDASGAKFGKSAGNAVWLDEFKTTPFDLYGYFVRRSDDEVERLLKLFTFMPLETISTIMEEHRANPQERKAQHALAFDFVSLIHGSEKAVKEAQQHQYRFGKLSGIAKEPAPESGIVTPNNAPRSDIKLPRSIMNLSPAKILHACGLASSSSEGQRLLSQQGAYIAAQPGQKRGLVPGNLSWTPMKAWFPEETSKFLIDERMLIMRKGKHNVRIVELIDDEEFKKSGEFYAGQPGTGLLRRMKEELKKEMEAAGENLSDMEITRMAERKKARLRVVNNPDIELPDKREIRDRYRGRGSDK; encoded by the exons ATGGCAAGTCGGGCCCTCATCTCGAGACTGTCATCCACACGACCTACCATATATTCGACATGTCTTAGCGGACAACGGTCCCTCCAAATTCGATTCATTGCGACAACATACCTCAACAAGGTCGCAGAAGGTGaagcaagatggaaagaGAGAGCCGAAAAGATTGAGAAGGGAGAGATTCCTCATACATGGGATGTTCTTCAAGAGCGAGGATATATCAAGGATGTGGCAGG TACACCGGAGAAAATCAAGGAAATAATGCGTGTGAGGCGGATAGGCTCTTACGTCGGTATTGACCCTACTGCCGATTCAATGCACGTCGGCCACCTGCTACCAATGATGCCCATGTTCTGGATGTGGTTTCATGGCCATCCCGCTGTCACCTTGATCGGTGGCTCAACTGCCCGCATCGGCGATCCTACCGACCGACTTGAAAGCCGACAGATTCTTTCCAACGCCGACATCTCGAAGAACATCACCAAGATACACGTCCAATTGACTAGGATATGGAGTAACGTGCACAAATTGAAGGAAAAGTACGGCTATCCTAATGATTGGGCTGCCACTCATCGATTATTGAACAACAATATGTGGCTGGGAAACCTCACTCTCTATGACTTTGCAAAGAGGGTAGCCAGACATACGAGGATTGGACCGATGCTGGCTAGAGATAC TGTAAAGCGCAAGATGACTGAAGGTGATGGAATGTCACTGGGTGAATTTATGTACCCTCTCCTTCAAGGATGGGACTTTTGGCACATGTACAACAAACTCGGCATTCAGATGCAGATCGGAGGCTCTGACCAGTATGGAAACATCACCGCTGGTATTGATGCCCTCAAGACCATTCGAGAAACCGAAGAGGCTCCCCACCTGAAGATGCCGTCGACATGGGACCACGAGCCAGTCGGTTTCACTGTTCCTTTGTTGACTGATGCTTCTGGTGCCAAGTTTGGCAAAAGTGCAGGAAATGCTGTCTGGCTCGACGAGTTCAAGACAACGCCATTCGATTTGTACGGATACTTTGTCCGACGCTCAGATGACGAGGTGGAAAGACTTCTCAAACTATTTACCTTCATGCCTTTGGAGACAATCTCCACGATCATGGAGGAGCACCGAGCCAATCCCCAGGAACGAAAAGCGCAGCACGCCCTGGCTTTTGATTTTGTTTCACTCATCCACGGTTCAGAGAAGGCTGTGAAGGAAGCACAGCAACACCAATATCGCTTCGGTAAACTAAGTGGTATTGCCAAAGAACCTGCGCCCGAATCAGGTATTGTCACTCCTAACAATGCACCAAGAAGCGACATCAAGCTGCCCCGCTCTATTATGAACTTATCACCGGCCAAAATTCTTCATGCATGTGGTCTGGCTTCAAGTAGCAGCGAAGGTCAGCGCCTCCTTTCACAGCAAGGTGCTTATATTGCTGCCCAGCCTGGCCAGAAGAGAGGACTCGTCCCCGGAAACCTGTCCTGGACGCCCATGAAGGCTTGGTTCCCCGAAGAGACATCCAAGTTCCTTATCGATGAGCGCATGCTCATCATGCGAAAGGGCAAGCACAACGTGCGCATTGTCGAACTCATCGATGATGAGGAATTCAAAAAGAGCGGCGAGTTTTACGCTGGCCAGCCCGGCACGGGTCTTCTACGCAGGATGAAGGAGGAGCTTAAGAAAGAAATGGAGGCGGCCGGCGAGAACTTGTCGGACATGGAGATTACCAGGATGGCGGAGAGAAAAAAGGCCAGGCTTCGGGTTGTTAACAACCCAGACATTGAACTGCCCGATAAACGTGAGATACGCGATCGATACAGGGGGAGAGGATCAGATAAATAA
- a CDS encoding hypothetical protein (BUSCO:51550at5125), translating into MASIARSSLLRQTAMASRLATAAVPTTRSAFMPSIRTQLKGVAAFHNTTRRSAILPPGPQRIEGGVNDPAPVPEPNSTHGSYHWTFERFLAAGLVPLTVAPFAAGSLNPTLDAILCSVLLLHSHMGFQQVVIDYIPSRTYPGLRKTFNWLLNIATVLVGVGLYEFETNDVGITEAVRRVWKA; encoded by the exons ATGGCCTCAATTGCGCGTTCCTCTCTGCTTAGGCAGACCGCTATGGCTTCTCGATTGGCCACTGCTGCTGTCCCTACGACCCGAAGCGCTTTCATGCCTAGCATCCGAACTCAGCTCAAGGGCGTTGCTGCTTTCCATAACACTACTCGACGATCTGCCATTCTCCCTCCCGGACCTC AACGCATTGAGGGTGGAG TCAACGACCCTGCTCCCGTTCCCGAGCCCAACTCCACCCACGGTTCTTACCATTGGACATTTGAGCGTTTCCTCGCCGCCGGCCTCGTCCCCTTGACCGTCGCTCCCTTTGCTGCTGGCTCTCTCAACCCTACCCTCGACGCCATTCTCTGCAGTGTCCTCCTCCTTCATTCTCACATGGGCTTCCAGCAGGTCGTCATCGACTACATTCCCTCAAGGACCTACCCTGGCCTCCGCAAGACTTTCAACTGGCTTCTCAACATTGCTACAGTCCTTGTCGGCGTGGGACTGTACGAGTTTGAGACCAACGATGTTGGTATCACCGAGGCCGTTCGACGAGTCTGGAAGGCGTAA